A single window of Candidatus Kaelpia aquatica DNA harbors:
- the rpmA gene encoding 50S ribosomal protein L27: protein MAHKKGGGSTRNGRDSNSQRLGIKNFGGERVSAGSIIIRQRGTKFKPGWNVGKGRDDTLFALKDGVVKFRSQRMVDVISEQS from the coding sequence ATGGCACATAAAAAAGGTGGCGGAAGTACTAGAAATGGTCGTGATTCCAATTCTCAGCGCCTCGGTATTAAGAATTTTGGCGGAGAACGCGTATCTGCTGGATCTATAATTATAAGGCAGCGTGGTACTAAGTTTAAGCCCGGCTGGAACGTAGGCAAAGGCAGAGACGATACGCTCTTTGCTTTGAAGGATGGCGTTGTAAAGTTCCGTTCTCAAAGAATGGTTGATGTTATTTCTGAACAATC